One stretch of Streptomyces sp. NBC_01142 DNA includes these proteins:
- a CDS encoding ATP-binding protein → MARRPLPRILSSGSAQIARSREIARTAADSATDVLHPLITITRGLRRLAAEAGRKWAGAPKERRGPTLFLVAACVLVVALIPYGPLVALISVMAAAAWKGRVRTPVKTGPDEAERGRLQALYEALVPYFSVAEDPDPLFAHGGDWSKAFTEFTFDDNGRLTRLQVTYPAYFTDGEPASRARIEQLLHAKSGRGREYLFTWEEEGNHLVMSVLPALPTSIAAQRFVAVPGETVLGFTDADAVQRTVPVTEGEETRDAPPVIWRTGPRSTEPHLLVVGEPGSGATTLMRSIALQALQHGDVLIIEGSGTGEYACLAGRAGVLALECGLAGALASLEWAAHETERRLIAANRARQAGHAVPEDTKRPLWILLDRPSIFGHLAAADGHTDPQELLQVPLRHGRAAQVTVVVAEQSDSTDVLTEAVRTHTRARVVLGPAGFDQVESVLGMKPHTTPTSDVPPGRGYARLGTGPVLRLQVPATPDPYDEATTEAHRQAVLDLLPERQERVEAATPAAAAPAPAPAPAAATPAPVPAEG, encoded by the coding sequence GTGGCGCGGCGACCACTCCCCCGCATTCTGAGCAGCGGCAGCGCACAGATCGCGCGGAGCCGCGAAATCGCGCGGACGGCCGCCGACAGCGCCACGGATGTCCTCCATCCGTTGATCACGATCACCCGTGGTCTGCGGCGGCTGGCCGCCGAGGCCGGGCGCAAATGGGCGGGCGCCCCCAAGGAACGGCGTGGTCCCACGCTGTTCCTGGTCGCAGCCTGCGTCCTGGTGGTCGCGCTCATCCCGTACGGGCCGCTGGTCGCCCTGATCTCGGTGATGGCCGCGGCCGCCTGGAAGGGGCGCGTGCGTACGCCGGTGAAGACCGGGCCCGACGAGGCGGAGAGAGGGCGGCTACAGGCCCTCTACGAGGCTCTCGTGCCGTACTTCTCCGTGGCGGAGGATCCGGATCCGCTCTTCGCCCACGGCGGGGACTGGAGCAAGGCCTTCACCGAGTTCACCTTCGACGACAACGGGCGGCTCACCCGGCTCCAGGTCACCTACCCCGCGTACTTCACCGACGGCGAGCCCGCGTCCCGGGCCCGGATCGAGCAACTGCTGCACGCAAAGTCCGGGCGCGGGCGCGAGTATCTGTTCACCTGGGAGGAGGAAGGCAACCACCTCGTGATGAGCGTGCTGCCCGCCCTGCCCACGTCCATCGCGGCCCAGCGTTTCGTCGCCGTCCCAGGCGAAACGGTTCTGGGCTTCACCGACGCCGACGCGGTGCAGCGCACCGTGCCGGTGACCGAGGGCGAGGAAACCCGGGACGCGCCGCCGGTCATCTGGCGCACCGGGCCCCGCTCGACGGAGCCGCACCTGCTCGTGGTCGGCGAGCCGGGCAGCGGCGCCACGACCCTGATGCGCTCGATCGCTCTCCAGGCCCTGCAGCACGGAGACGTACTGATCATCGAGGGCAGTGGCACCGGCGAGTACGCCTGCCTGGCGGGCCGCGCCGGCGTGCTGGCCCTCGAGTGCGGGCTGGCCGGGGCGCTGGCGAGCCTGGAGTGGGCGGCGCACGAGACCGAGCGCCGGCTGATCGCGGCGAACCGGGCCCGGCAGGCCGGGCATGCCGTGCCCGAGGACACCAAGCGTCCGCTGTGGATTCTGCTGGACCGGCCGAGCATCTTCGGTCATCTGGCAGCGGCCGACGGGCACACGGATCCGCAGGAGCTGCTGCAGGTGCCGCTGCGTCACGGGCGGGCCGCCCAGGTGACGGTGGTGGTGGCCGAGCAGTCCGACAGCACGGACGTGCTCACCGAGGCCGTACGGACGCACACCCGGGCCCGGGTGGTCCTGGGTCCGGCCGGGTTCGACCAGGTGGAGTCCGTGCTCGGGATGAAGCCGCACACCACGCCGACGTCCGACGTCCCGCCCGGCCGCGGATACGCACGGCTCGGTACGGGCCCCGTCCTGAGGCTTCAGGTGCCGGCGACCCCGGACCCCTACGACGAAGCGACGACCGAGGCGCACCGGCAGGCCGTGCTCGATCTGCTGCCGGAGCGGCAGGAGAGGGTGGAGGCAGCCACTCCGGCCGCCGCAGCTCCCGCCCCCGCTCCTGCCCCGGCTGCCGCCACCCCGGCTCCCGTACCGGCCGAGGGCTGA
- a CDS encoding PLP-dependent aminotransferase family protein, which yields MTQWTSAVGAAQLARQLTSQQSRPAGPGTRKPPAYRALADGIRLLVLEGRVPVAARLPAERELALSLSVSRTTVAAAYEALRAEGFLESRRGAGSWTAVPAGNPLPARGLEPLPPESLGSVIDLGTAALPAPEPWLTRAFQGALEELPPYAHTHGDYPAGVPALRQMLADRYTERGIPTMPEQIMVTTGAMGAMDAICHLFAGRGERVAVESPSYANILQLMREAGARLVPVAMAEGLTGWDLPRWRQVLRDAAPRLAYVVADFHNPTGALADEDQRRRLVDAARSGGTVLVVDETMNELYLDADVDMPRPVCAFDPAGSTVLTVGSASKAFWAGMRIGWVRAAPDVIRSLVSARAYADLGTPVLEQLAVNWLMQTGGWEQAVALRRTQARDNRDALVTAVRRELPDWEFDVPQGGLTLWARTGGLSGSRLAEVGERVGVRVPSGPRFGVDGAFEGYVRLPFTVGGPVAEEAAVRLAAAARLVETGASTGTEAPRTFVA from the coding sequence ATGACGCAGTGGACCTCAGCGGTGGGCGCGGCGCAGCTCGCCCGGCAGCTCACCTCCCAGCAGTCCCGCCCCGCCGGCCCCGGCACCCGAAAGCCGCCCGCCTACCGCGCCCTCGCCGACGGCATCCGGCTGCTCGTCCTCGAAGGCCGCGTCCCCGTGGCCGCCCGGCTCCCCGCCGAACGCGAACTCGCCCTCTCCCTCTCCGTGAGCCGCACCACGGTGGCGGCGGCGTACGAGGCGCTGCGCGCCGAAGGCTTCCTGGAGTCCCGCAGGGGAGCGGGCAGCTGGACCGCCGTACCGGCAGGAAACCCGCTGCCCGCACGTGGCCTGGAACCCCTGCCGCCCGAGTCGCTCGGCTCGGTGATCGACCTCGGCACCGCGGCGCTGCCCGCTCCCGAGCCCTGGCTCACCCGGGCCTTCCAGGGAGCGCTCGAAGAACTGCCCCCGTACGCCCACACCCACGGCGACTATCCGGCCGGCGTACCCGCGCTGCGCCAGATGCTCGCCGACCGCTACACCGAGCGCGGCATCCCCACCATGCCCGAGCAGATCATGGTCACCACCGGCGCGATGGGTGCCATGGACGCGATCTGCCATCTCTTCGCGGGGCGCGGCGAGCGCGTCGCGGTGGAGTCCCCCTCCTACGCCAACATCCTGCAGCTGATGCGTGAGGCAGGAGCCCGGCTCGTGCCGGTCGCCATGGCCGAAGGGCTGACCGGCTGGGACCTGCCCCGATGGCGGCAGGTGCTGCGCGACGCGGCACCCCGGCTCGCCTATGTGGTGGCCGACTTCCACAACCCCACCGGAGCCCTCGCCGACGAGGACCAGCGCCGCCGCCTCGTGGACGCCGCACGCTCGGGCGGCACGGTCCTCGTCGTCGACGAGACCATGAACGAGCTGTACCTGGACGCGGACGTCGACATGCCGCGGCCCGTCTGTGCCTTCGACCCGGCCGGCAGTACGGTCCTGACGGTCGGCTCCGCCAGCAAGGCGTTCTGGGCCGGCATGCGCATCGGATGGGTGCGCGCGGCGCCGGACGTGATCCGCTCGCTGGTGTCGGCGCGTGCGTACGCCGACCTGGGCACGCCCGTACTGGAACAGCTCGCCGTCAACTGGCTGATGCAGACCGGGGGCTGGGAACAGGCCGTCGCCCTCCGGCGCACCCAGGCCCGTGACAACCGTGACGCGCTGGTCACGGCGGTACGCAGGGAGCTGCCCGACTGGGAGTTCGATGTGCCGCAGGGCGGGCTGACGCTCTGGGCGCGTACGGGCGGTCTGTCCGGATCCCGGCTCGCCGAGGTCGGCGAGCGGGTGGGAGTGCGGGTGCCGTCGGGGCCCCGGTTCGGTGTCGACGGCGCCTTCGAGGGATACGTACGGCTGCCGTTCACGGTCGGCGGGCCGGTCGCCGAGGAGGCGGCGGTACGGCTGGCGGCGGCCGCGCGCCTCGTCGAGACCGGTGCGAGCACCGGCACGGAGGCGCCGCGGACCTTCGTCGCCTGA
- a CDS encoding YitT family protein, which yields MHQSTITTRGVIVSAYLTRRLVQLYIGLTLYGVSSALLVRGGLGLEPWGVLHQGLAERTGLTIGVISIIVGALVLLLWIPIRQRPGLGTVSNVFVIGIAMDGTLAVVPDVHGLGLQIPLLVAGIVLNGVATGLYISARFGPGPRDGLMTGLHRLTGRSIRLVRTAIEVAVVATGFVLGGSVGLGTVAYALAIGPLAQLFLRVFAIPEADGGSTVVAGGTPEQAILRQ from the coding sequence ATGCATCAGTCCACGATCACCACAAGGGGCGTCATTGTGTCCGCGTATCTGACCCGCAGGCTCGTGCAGCTGTACATCGGTCTGACGCTGTACGGGGTGAGCTCGGCGCTCCTTGTACGCGGCGGGCTCGGGCTCGAGCCGTGGGGAGTGCTGCATCAGGGGCTGGCAGAGCGCACCGGGCTGACGATCGGTGTCATCTCCATCATCGTCGGTGCGCTGGTGCTGCTGCTGTGGATTCCGATCAGGCAGCGGCCGGGGCTGGGCACCGTCTCCAATGTCTTCGTGATCGGCATCGCGATGGACGGAACGCTCGCCGTGGTCCCGGATGTGCACGGCCTGGGCCTGCAGATTCCGCTGCTGGTCGCGGGCATCGTGCTCAACGGCGTGGCCACGGGCCTCTACATCTCGGCGCGTTTCGGGCCGGGCCCGCGGGACGGTCTGATGACCGGGCTGCACCGCCTCACCGGCCGGTCGATCCGGCTGGTCCGTACGGCGATCGAGGTGGCCGTGGTCGCGACCGGCTTCGTACTCGGCGGCTCGGTCGGCCTCGGCACGGTCGCGTACGCCCTGGCCATCGGCCCGCTGGCTCAGCTGTTCCTGCGCGTTTTCGCCATCCCCGAGGCGGACGGTGGCAGCACCGTGGTCGCCGGCGGGACACCGGAGCAGGCGATACTGCGGCAGTGA
- a CDS encoding glycerophosphodiester phosphodiesterase, whose amino-acid sequence MTHVRHPYLDHPSVLAFAHRGGAADGIENTAAAFRRAAETGYRYFETDVHTTADGKLLAFHDATLDRVTDARGKIAALPWSEVRQARVAGREPLALFEELLEEFPEARWNVDIKAESALVPLVDLVRRAGAWDRVCVGSFSEGRVVRALRLAGPRLATSYGVRGVVGLRLRAYGIPAALRRGAVAAQVPETQGGIRVVDRRFVRAAHERGLQVHVWTVNDPDRMTALLDLGVDGIMTDHLETLRTVLTDRGVWV is encoded by the coding sequence GTGACCCACGTACGCCACCCCTACCTGGACCATCCCTCCGTCCTTGCCTTCGCCCATCGCGGCGGGGCGGCGGACGGGATCGAGAACACCGCGGCCGCCTTCCGGCGGGCCGCCGAGACCGGCTACCGCTACTTCGAGACCGATGTGCACACCACCGCGGACGGGAAGCTCCTCGCGTTCCATGACGCGACGCTGGACCGGGTGACGGATGCGCGCGGCAAGATAGCGGCGCTGCCCTGGAGCGAGGTCCGGCAGGCCAGGGTGGCGGGCAGGGAGCCGCTGGCACTGTTCGAGGAACTGCTCGAGGAGTTCCCCGAGGCGCGCTGGAATGTGGACATCAAGGCGGAGTCCGCGCTGGTTCCGCTGGTCGACCTGGTCCGCCGGGCGGGCGCGTGGGACCGGGTGTGTGTCGGCTCGTTCTCGGAGGGCCGGGTGGTGAGGGCGCTGCGGCTGGCGGGACCGCGGCTGGCGACCTCGTACGGGGTGCGGGGCGTGGTGGGTCTGCGGCTGCGCGCGTACGGGATACCTGCCGCGCTGCGCCGGGGCGCGGTCGCCGCGCAGGTCCCGGAGACCCAGGGCGGCATCCGGGTGGTGGACCGGCGCTTCGTACGCGCGGCGCACGAGCGCGGACTCCAGGTCCATGTGTGGACCGTCAACGACCCGGATCGGATGACCGCTCTCCTGGACCTCGGGGTGGATGGCATCATGACCGATCATCTGGAGACGTTGCGCACGGTACTGACCGACCGGGGGGTCTGGGTCTGA
- a CDS encoding MFS transporter: MTADTADRTAGTSERRREQRGWYFYDFACSVYSTSVLTVFLGPYLTSVAKAAADAEGFVHPLGVPVRAGSVFAYAVSISMMLAVLLMPLAGAQADRTGRKKPLLAVAAYVGAAATTAMFFLDGDRYLLGAFLLIVANASLSVSMVLYNAYLPQIAEPDERDAVSSRGWAFGYTSGALVLVLNLIVYSGHDSFGLSESEAVRICLASAGVWWGAFTLVPLRRLRDRRMAPSGDGAVGSGWRQLTATLRDMRRHPLTLSFLLAYLVYNDGVQTVISQASIYGSEELGLDQTTLITAVLLVQVLAVVGALGMGRLARTYGAKRTILASLAVWTLILAAGYFLPAGAPLWFYGLAAAIGLVLGGSQALSRSLFSHLVPRGKEAEYFSAYEMSDRGLSWLGPLVFGLAYQLTGSYRDAIISLVVFFALGFVLLARVPVRRAAAAAGNPVPERI; encoded by the coding sequence GTGACGGCCGACACCGCGGACCGGACTGCCGGGACGAGCGAGCGCAGACGCGAGCAACGCGGCTGGTACTTCTACGACTTCGCGTGTTCCGTCTATTCGACGAGTGTGCTCACTGTCTTCCTGGGCCCGTACCTGACCTCGGTGGCGAAGGCAGCTGCCGATGCCGAGGGTTTTGTGCATCCGCTGGGCGTTCCGGTGCGGGCGGGTTCGGTGTTCGCGTACGCGGTGTCGATCTCGATGATGCTGGCAGTGCTGCTGATGCCCCTGGCAGGCGCGCAGGCCGACCGTACGGGCCGCAAGAAGCCGCTGCTGGCGGTCGCCGCATATGTGGGGGCGGCCGCGACGACGGCCATGTTCTTCCTGGACGGCGACCGGTATCTGCTGGGCGCGTTCCTGCTGATCGTCGCGAACGCGTCGCTGTCGGTGTCGATGGTGCTGTACAACGCGTACCTGCCGCAGATCGCGGAGCCGGACGAGCGGGACGCGGTGTCGTCGCGGGGCTGGGCGTTCGGCTACACGTCGGGCGCACTGGTGCTCGTCCTGAATCTGATCGTGTACTCCGGCCATGACTCCTTCGGACTCTCGGAATCCGAGGCGGTACGGATCTGTCTGGCCTCGGCCGGGGTGTGGTGGGGCGCTTTCACACTGGTGCCGCTGCGCCGGCTGCGGGACCGCCGGATGGCGCCGAGCGGCGACGGGGCGGTGGGTTCGGGTTGGCGGCAGTTGACGGCCACGCTGCGGGACATGCGCCGGCATCCGCTGACGCTGTCGTTCCTGCTGGCGTATCTCGTCTACAACGACGGGGTGCAGACGGTGATTTCGCAGGCCTCGATCTACGGATCGGAGGAGCTGGGTCTCGATCAGACGACACTGATCACGGCGGTGCTGCTGGTGCAGGTGCTCGCGGTGGTGGGCGCGCTGGGCATGGGCCGACTGGCCAGGACGTACGGGGCCAAGCGGACGATCCTGGCGTCGCTCGCCGTCTGGACGCTGATTCTGGCGGCCGGATACTTTCTGCCTGCCGGGGCACCGCTCTGGTTCTACGGCCTGGCGGCGGCGATCGGACTCGTACTGGGCGGCAGTCAGGCGCTGTCGCGCTCGTTGTTCTCCCATTTGGTGCCGCGCGGCAAGGAGGCCGAGTACTTCTCGGCCTATGAGATGAGCGACCGTGGGCTGAGCTGGCTGGGGCCACTGGTGTTCGGGCTCGCATACCAGCTGACCGGCAGTTATCGGGATGCCATCATCTCTTTGGTGGTCTTCTTCGCGCTGGGCTTCGTCCTGCTGGCGCGGGTGCCGGTGAGGCGGGCCGCGGCCGCCGCGGGCAACCCCGTGCCGGAACGAATTTAG
- a CDS encoding RNA polymerase-binding protein RbpA yields MSERALRGTRLVVTSYETDRGIDLAPRQAVEYACENGHRFEMPFSVEADIPPEWECKACGAQALLVDGDGPEEKKGKPARTHWDMLMERRTREELEEVLAERLAVLRSGAMNIAVHPRDSRKSA; encoded by the coding sequence ATGAGTGAGCGAGCTCTCCGCGGCACGCGACTCGTGGTTACCAGCTACGAGACGGACCGCGGCATCGATCTGGCCCCGCGCCAGGCGGTGGAGTACGCATGTGAGAACGGACATCGCTTTGAGATGCCGTTCTCCGTGGAGGCGGACATTCCGCCGGAGTGGGAGTGCAAGGCGTGTGGCGCCCAGGCACTCCTGGTGGACGGCGACGGCCCCGAAGAAAAGAAGGGCAAGCCTGCGCGAACGCACTGGGACATGCTCATGGAGCGGCGCACTCGCGAGGAACTGGAGGAAGTGCTGGCCGAGAGGCTGGCGGTCCTGCGTTCCGGCGCCATGAACATCGCTGTGCACCCGCGGGACAGCCGGAAGTCCGCCTGA
- the fxsA gene encoding FxsA family membrane protein, whose product MTTGASPSTAPKRSRARSLVPLGIAAWLVLEVWLLTLVAGAAGGFTVLALLVGGGILGAVVIKRAGRRAFRSLSETLQQQQTGQSPPAAAETGSTGNGFLMLGGLLLMLPGLISDAAGLLLLAPPVRAKLGRYAEKSLERRMRAAAPGSLGDAFQQARMRRPDGKVVQGEVIHQDGTPAPRRYENEGPRPPLTH is encoded by the coding sequence ATGACGACCGGCGCATCGCCCTCAACAGCCCCCAAGCGCTCTCGCGCCCGCTCCTTGGTCCCCCTCGGCATCGCCGCCTGGCTGGTGCTCGAGGTCTGGCTGCTGACCCTCGTGGCCGGAGCGGCCGGCGGATTCACCGTCCTTGCTCTGCTCGTCGGTGGCGGCATCCTCGGTGCCGTCGTCATCAAGCGGGCCGGCCGCCGCGCCTTCCGCAGTCTGAGCGAGACCCTCCAGCAACAGCAGACCGGCCAGAGCCCGCCCGCTGCCGCCGAGACCGGCAGCACCGGAAACGGCTTTCTGATGCTCGGCGGACTGCTCCTGATGCTGCCCGGCCTGATCTCCGACGCGGCGGGCCTGCTGCTTCTTGCGCCGCCCGTCCGCGCGAAGCTCGGGCGGTACGCGGAGAAGTCGCTGGAGCGCCGGATGCGCGCTGCGGCGCCCGGCAGTCTCGGCGATGCCTTCCAGCAGGCGCGTATGCGCCGCCCGGACGGAAAGGTCGTCCAGGGCGAGGTCATCCACCAGGACGGGACGCCGGCCCCGCGCCGCTACGAGAACGAGGGCCCCCGGCCCCCGCTGACGCACTGA
- a CDS encoding polyprenol monophosphomannose synthase, giving the protein MNDGGQRRYGPLGRALVIIPTYNEAENIKPIVSRVRTAVPEADILVADDNSPDGTGKFADELAAEDDQVHVLHRKGKEGLGAAYLAGFRWGIEHGYGVLVEMDADGSHQPEELPRLLTALKGADLVLGSRWVPGGRVVNWPKHRQFISRGGSTYSRLLLGLPLRDITGGFRAFRKETLEGLGLSEVASQGYCFQVDLARRAVAAGYHVVEVPITFVERELGDSKMSRDIVVEALWRVTAWGVGGRANRLLGRKSG; this is encoded by the coding sequence GTGAACGACGGCGGTCAGCGGCGGTACGGCCCGCTCGGCAGAGCCTTGGTGATCATCCCGACCTACAACGAGGCCGAGAACATCAAGCCGATCGTCTCCCGGGTGCGCACTGCCGTGCCCGAGGCGGACATCCTCGTCGCCGACGACAACAGCCCCGACGGCACCGGTAAATTCGCCGATGAACTCGCGGCCGAGGACGACCAGGTGCACGTCCTGCACCGCAAGGGCAAGGAAGGCCTCGGTGCGGCCTACCTTGCGGGCTTCCGCTGGGGAATCGAACACGGCTACGGCGTACTGGTCGAAATGGACGCCGACGGCTCACACCAGCCCGAGGAGCTGCCCCGGCTGCTGACCGCGCTCAAGGGCGCCGACCTGGTGCTCGGCTCCCGCTGGGTCCCCGGCGGCCGTGTCGTCAACTGGCCGAAGCACCGTCAGTTCATCTCGCGCGGCGGCAGCACCTACTCCCGGCTGCTCCTCGGTCTGCCGCTCCGTGACATCACGGGCGGCTTCCGCGCCTTCCGCAAGGAGACCCTCGAGGGTCTGGGCCTGTCCGAGGTTGCCTCCCAGGGGTACTGCTTCCAGGTCGACCTCGCCCGCCGGGCGGTCGCTGCCGGTTACCACGTCGTCGAAGTCCCCATCACCTTCGTCGAGCGCGAACTGGGCGACTCCAAGATGAGCCGGGACATCGTCGTGGAGGCGCTGTGGCGGGTCACCGCCTGGGGAGTCGGCGGCCGGGCGAATCGTCTCCTCGGCCGCAAGTCCGGCTGA
- a CDS encoding amidohydrolase, with translation MTESAAPQSDHRTVLLRGGEVHSPADPFATAMVVERGHVAWVGSEGAADAFASGVDEVIDLDGALVTPAFTDAHVHTTATGLALTGLDLSRARTLTDALGLVREHSAAHPGDTVLLGHGWDATRWPEQRPPSRAELDEASGGRPLYLPRIDVHSAVVTTALLDLVPGITGLTGYHPDAPLTAAAHHAVRSAAHGAVTPAQRAAAQRAALAHAASLGIGTVHECAGPDISDEGDFTALLRLAAAEPGPRVVGYWAEHVEGAKDARRIRELGAIGAAGDLFVDGSLGSHTACLHTPYADAPHTGAAHLDAAAVAAHVTACTEAGLQAGFHAIGDAALTAVVGGIGAAVESLGLARVRAARHRVEHAEMLTPETIAAFAEYGLTASVQPAFDAAWGGEDGMYAQRLGAERARTLNPYAALLRAGVPLAFGSDSPVTPLDPWGTVRAAAFHRTPEHRISARAAFTAHTRGGWRAIGRDDAGVLVPGAPADYAVWRTEELVVQAPDDRVARWSTDPRSGTPGLPDLTPGGELPRCLRTVVFGQTVFARPNE, from the coding sequence ATGACCGAGAGCGCCGCCCCCCAGAGCGACCACCGCACCGTGCTGCTGCGCGGTGGAGAAGTCCACAGCCCCGCCGACCCCTTCGCCACCGCGATGGTCGTCGAACGAGGACACGTCGCGTGGGTCGGCTCGGAAGGCGCCGCCGACGCCTTCGCGAGCGGTGTCGACGAGGTGATCGATCTCGACGGCGCCCTGGTCACCCCGGCGTTCACCGACGCACACGTCCACACCACAGCGACCGGCCTGGCCCTCACCGGCCTCGACCTGTCACGGGCCCGCACTCTGACCGATGCCCTCGGTCTCGTACGGGAGCACAGTGCCGCACACCCCGGCGACACGGTTCTCCTCGGCCACGGCTGGGACGCCACGCGCTGGCCCGAGCAGCGCCCCCCGTCCCGTGCCGAACTCGACGAGGCGAGCGGCGGCCGCCCTCTCTACCTGCCCCGGATCGACGTCCACTCCGCCGTGGTCACCACCGCGCTGCTGGACCTCGTCCCCGGCATCACCGGCCTGACCGGCTACCACCCGGACGCGCCACTCACCGCCGCCGCCCACCACGCCGTACGCAGCGCCGCCCACGGCGCCGTCACACCCGCCCAGCGTGCCGCCGCCCAGCGTGCCGCGCTCGCCCACGCCGCCTCGCTCGGCATCGGCACCGTCCACGAGTGCGCGGGGCCCGACATCTCCGACGAGGGCGACTTCACCGCACTGCTCAGGCTCGCCGCGGCGGAGCCCGGCCCGCGGGTCGTCGGCTACTGGGCCGAACACGTCGAGGGCGCCAAGGACGCGCGGCGCATCCGCGAGCTCGGCGCCATCGGCGCGGCCGGTGACCTCTTCGTCGACGGCTCCCTCGGCTCCCACACCGCCTGCCTGCACACCCCGTACGCCGACGCCCCCCACACCGGCGCCGCCCACCTGGACGCCGCGGCCGTCGCCGCCCATGTGACCGCCTGCACCGAGGCCGGACTCCAGGCCGGCTTCCACGCCATCGGCGACGCCGCCCTCACCGCTGTCGTCGGCGGCATCGGGGCGGCCGTCGAATCCCTCGGCCTCGCGCGCGTCCGCGCCGCCAGGCACCGCGTCGAACACGCCGAGATGCTCACCCCCGAGACCATCGCCGCCTTCGCCGAGTACGGTCTCACCGCCTCCGTCCAGCCCGCCTTCGACGCGGCCTGGGGCGGCGAGGACGGCATGTACGCCCAGCGCCTGGGCGCGGAGCGGGCCCGCACCCTCAACCCGTACGCCGCACTCCTGCGCGCCGGGGTCCCCCTCGCCTTCGGCTCGGACAGCCCCGTCACCCCGCTCGACCCCTGGGGCACCGTGCGCGCTGCCGCCTTCCACCGCACCCCCGAGCACCGCATCTCCGCACGGGCCGCCTTCACCGCCCATACCCGCGGCGGCTGGCGTGCCATCGGCCGCGACGACGCCGGTGTGCTGGTCCCCGGCGCCCCCGCCGACTACGCGGTCTGGCGCACCGAGGAACTCGTGGTCCAGGCCCCCGACGACCGGGTCGCCCGGTGGTCCACCGACCCCCGCTCCGGCACGCCCGGCCTGCCCGATCTCACCCCCGGCGGGGAACTCCCGCGCTGCCTGCGGACGGTGGTCTTCGGACAAACCGTCTTTGCGAGGCCGAACGAGTGA
- a CDS encoding Lrp/AsnC family transcriptional regulator: MEELDRQIVDLLVKDGRMSYTDLGKATGLSTSAVHQRVRRLEQRGVIRGYAAVVDPEAVGLPLTAFISVKPFDPSAPDDIAERLADVPEIEACHSVAGDENYILKVRVATPLELEHLLTHIRSLSGVSTRTTVVLSTPYEARPPRI, encoded by the coding sequence ATGGAGGAGCTGGATCGTCAGATCGTGGATTTGCTCGTCAAGGACGGGCGGATGAGCTACACCGACCTGGGCAAGGCCACTGGCCTGTCCACCTCGGCGGTGCATCAGCGTGTCCGCCGCCTCGAGCAGCGCGGTGTCATCCGCGGCTATGCCGCCGTCGTCGACCCCGAAGCGGTCGGGCTGCCGCTCACCGCGTTCATCTCGGTCAAGCCCTTCGATCCCAGCGCCCCCGACGACATCGCGGAACGCCTCGCCGACGTCCCCGAGATCGAGGCCTGCCACAGCGTCGCGGGCGATGAGAACTACATCCTCAAGGTGCGCGTCGCGACGCCTTTGGAGCTGGAGCATCTGCTCACCCACATCCGCTCCCTGTCCGGCGTCTCCACCCGCACCACCGTCGTGCTCTCCACCCCGTACGAGGCACGCCCGCCGCGTATCTAG